From the genome of Buchnera aphidicola (Therioaphis trifolii):
ATTTAATGATTTTAAATATATTTTTTGAATATTATGTGGTGCTGGTTTCATAATTACTTGAAATTGATAATATTGTTGTAATCTATTAGGATTATTTCCATATCTTCCATCTGTTGGTCTTCTAGAATGTTGTAAATATGCCATTCGTAATGGTTTAGGATCAATAGATCTAAAAAAAGTACATTGATGAAATGTACCTGCACCTACTGGTATATCAATTGGTTGTATAATTATGCAACCATATTTTGACCAAAATTTTTTTAATTTTTCAATTAAATCACAACATGTTAAAATATTTTCTATTTTCATAATAATTATTTGTATTTATAAAATAATATTTTATTTAATTTATTTTATTATTAATTATATTTTATATTATAATTAATAAAATTAATTATATTTTTATATTTTAAATTAAAATTATATAATGATATTTTTATAAAAAAATTTTATTATATAATTTTAATTAAATATAAATATTTTTATTTGAGGTAGAGTGTGATTATAATTAATGGAGAAGAACGTTTAAAAATAGGAAAAAGTGCTAGTAGAAAATTAAGAAAAATTGATAATAAAATTCCTGGTATTATTTATGGTTTAAAAAAAAATATATTACATATATCTTTGGATCATGATGTTGTTTTCAATCTTCAAGAAAATGAAAAATTTTATACTGACCCTTTAATGTTAAGAATATTAGGTAAAAAATATTTAGTCTCTGTACAATCTGTACAAAGACATTGTTTTAAAAAAAAAATATTACATATTGATTTTTTATATAAAAAACATTAATTTTATATAAAAATTTTGTCGGTACGTAATAATTTATATGAAAAAATTTTCGTACCGATAAATAAAATAATTATATAATTAATAAAATTTAAAATAATATTTTTTATATTATTTTTTTTTTATATATTATCCATACTATAAAAATAATTATTATTATACTTAATAAAATAGGTATTAAAAACCATAAAGGAAAACATTTTTTTATATATTCTGGATGATTTATTAATATTCCTGTAAATATTCCTGGTAAAAAATATAATATAGGCCATATTATACAACCCATAAAACTTGGTAATATAAATTTTTTTATTGGTATTTCAACCATTCCTGACATCATAGGAATCAGTGGTCTAGTTGGTCCAATTAATTTTCCAAAAAAAATAGTAATCATACTATATTGATGTAATATTTTTTTTACTTTATTAAATAAAGTAATATTTTTTTGAAATATGTTTATTGTATATATCCAGTTTTTAAATTTCCATCCAATATAATATGATAAATAATCACCTAAAGAACAAGTAATAATACTAGCAATCCATGCTGTATAAAGTGATAATTTCCCACTTCCAATAAGAGTACCTATTGTTGCCATTAAAACCATTCCTGGTAATACTAATCCTAATAATGCTAATGATTCTAAAAATGTTACTATAATTACTAATAATAAAGGATGTGATGAAAACTGTGTCAACAAATATGATAACCAAGCCTTCATAATTTCTCTTTTTAATAAATGAATATTTTATTTAATTTTTTAATTATTATATGATTTATTTATTTTAATTTATAAATATTATTATAATAATTATTATATAATAACATATTATTTTATATTTTAAAATTGGTATTTAAAAATATATGCATTGTATTTTATCAAAAAAATATACTCCTAAAAAATATTTAGGACAAAATTTTCTTCATGATAAAAATATAATAGATAAAATTATTAATTTTATTAATCCAAAAAAAAAAGATACATTAATAGAAATTGGTCCTGGATTAGCAGCATTAACTAAACCAATATGTCATTTTGTTGATAAATTATTTGTTATTGAGTTAGATAAAGATATAATAATTTTATTAAAAAAATTTGATTTTTATAAAAAATTAATTGTTTTTAATATGAATGTTATGCATTTTAATTTTCAAAAATTGTTTATTCAGGAAAATAATATATTAAGAATTTTTGGAAATATACCTTATAATATTTCTGTACAATTAATATTATATTTAATTCAATTTCAAAAGTATATTTTGGATATTAATTTTATGATTCAAAAAGAAGTAGCAGATCGATTAATTGCTAAACCAGGAAATAAATTATATGGTCGATTAAGTATAATAACTCAATGTTATTATGATATTAATATAGGATTTAATATATTTTCAAAATCATTTTTTCCAATTCCAAAAGTGAATTCTAGTTTTATAAAAATGACTCCAAAATTAAAAGTATTATATCCATTAAATAAAATAAATTTTTTAAAAAAAATAACTTTTTTAGCTTTTAAAAAACGTAGAAAAATGTTAAAAAATAGTTTAATGGGTATTTGTGATGAAAATTCTTTATTAAATTTAAATATTAATCCTAATATTCGTGCAGAAAATGTATCAATATATGAATATTGTAAACTTGCTGATTTTTTATATTCTTTGCAATAATTTTTATTATTTTATATTTTATTTAAAAAAAATAAGGATTTTAATATGAGTACATATTTAATTAGTGATATTCATGGATGTTTTAAACAATTAGAACTTTTATTAAAAAAAGTTCAATTTAATTCTCAATATGATATTTTATTAGTTGCTGGTGATTTAATTGGAAGAGGTCCAAATTCTTTAGAAGTTTTGTTATATTTAAAATCTTTAGGAAATAATATAAAAATAGTTTTAGGTAATCATGATTTAAAAGCATTATTAATATATTATGGTTTTAAAAAGAATAATATACAAGATAATTTAGATAATTTGTTTAAATCTCAATATGTAAATCAATTAATGGATTGGTTAAGAAAACAACCTGTTTTTTATATTGATAAAAATAAAAAAATTATTATTACTCATGCTGGAATATATCCATATTGGAATTTAAAAGAATTAAAATATTTTTCAAAAAAAATACATTTATATTTATCATCACATAATTTTTTAAATTTTTTAAAAGAAATAATAAATTTTGATTCTTATACTGTATGGAATAAAAAATTAAATATATTTGATCAATTAAAATTTGGTATTAATATATTTACAAAAATGCGTTATTTATCTTATGATAAATCATTAAATTTAAATTATAAAGATGCTCCTTCTTATAAATCTGAATTAAAAAAATTAAAACCCTGGTTTTTTTTTAAAAATTCTATCAATAAAAAATATTCTATTTTTTTTGGTCATTGGGCATCTTTAACTGGAATTATTAATACATATAAAAATATTGTACTTTTAGATAGTGGATGTTGTTGGGGTAAATATTTAAGTATATTTCGATGGGATGATAAAAAATGGTTTAAACAAAAATAAAAAAATATTTATGTGTAATGTTTTTTAAAAAAATTATTTATTTTTTTCATATTTATATTATTTTATTTTTTATTTTTTGTAATTTTATAATTTTTTCATATGGATTAATATTTAATGACATAATTGTAGCAAATGCAGCATTAATTGTAGTATCATAATGAATATTATTTTCTAATGCAATAGATCTAATTTGAGAATAATGTTTATTATTTTTATTTTCACTTGTAGTATCTATAATATAAGAATATTCTTTATTTTTTAAGTGATCTTTAATATTTGGTCTACCTTCATTAATATTATTAATAATTCGAGAAAATATTCCATAATTTTTAAAGTAATGATATGTTTCTTCTGTTGTATCTATTTTAAAACCTAATTGTATTAATAATACTGTTAAGTTAGTAATATGTTTTTTATCTTTTTTTGATATTGATAATAATATTCTATTTTTTTTTTGAATTTTTGTTTTTATATTTGCCATTATTTTTGAAAAAGCATCATAAAATGTTTTTCCAATACCCATTATTTCTCCTGTTGATTTCATCTCTGGACCTAAAATTGGATCAACTCCTGGAAATTTATTAAATGGTAATATAGCTTCTTTAACAGAAAAATATGATATTTTATTTTTAATATCATAATATTTTTGTTTTTTTAATGTTTTCCCTATCATAACCTTAGCTGCAATTTTTGCTAATGGTATTCCTGTTGCCTTTGATACAAAAGGAATAGTTCGAGATGCTCTTGGATTAACTTCAAGAATATATATTTGATCTTTTTGAACAGCAATTTGTATATTCATTAATCCTTTTATTGATAAAGAGAAAGCTAATTTTTTAACTTGTTTTTTAATTTTATTTTTTATATTTTTATCTAATGTATATGTTGGTAAGGAACATGAAGAATCTCCTGAATGAATTCCTGCTTGTTCAATATGTTCCATAATTCCTCCAATTAATACATGTTTTGAATCACAAATAATATCAACATCAATTTCTGTTGCGTTTTCTAAATATTGATCTAATAGTATTGGGTTTTCTTTAGAAGGTTTTAATATTTCATGAAAATATTGTTTTAAATGATTTTCATTATATACAATTTTCATATATCTTCCACCTAATACATAAGAAGGTCTTACCATAATTGGATATTTAATAATATTTGCTTGTAATATTGCTGATTTTATTGTATTAATAGTAGCATTTTTAGGTTGTTTTAATCCTAATGATGATACAATTTCTTGAAATTGATATCTATCTTCTGCTTTATGAATATTATTAGGATCAGTACCAATAATTGGTACATTAAATTTTTTTAATTTTTTAGCTAACTTTAATGGAGTTTGTCCACCATATTGTATAATTACTCCTAATGGATTTTCGATATGAGTAATTTCTAATATATTTTCTAATGTAATAGGTTCAAAATATAATCTATCAGACGTATCATAATCAGTAGAAACTGTTTCAGGATTACAATTTATCATAATAGTTTCAAATCCTTCTTCTTTTAATGCTTGAGCAGCATGTACACAACAATAATCAAATTCTATTCCTTGTCCAATACGATTTGGTCCTCCACCTAAAATTATAATTTTATTATTTTTATTATTTGGTTTACATTCACATTCTTCTCCCCAAGTAGAATACATATATGCTGTTTCAGTATGAAATTCTGCAGCACAAGTATCAATTCTTTTATATATAGGATGTAAATTAAAATTATATCGTATTATTCTAATATCATTTTCTGAAATATTCATTAAAATAGAAATTCTTAAATCTGAAAATCCTTTTTTTTTTATTTTTTTTAAAAATTCATAATTTATATTATAAATATTCTTTTTTTTAATCTTTTCTTCTATATTAATAATATCTTGAATATGTTTTAAAAACCATGGATCAATATATGTTAATTTATGTATATATTCTATAGATTTACCCATTCTAAATGCATCTGCTATATACCATAATCGATCTGAACCAGGATTTTTTAATTCATATTTTATTTTTTTAATACTTTTAGTATTATTAATATTTATTTTTGAATCAAATCCACTAGAATTTATTTCTAATCCATGCATTGCTTTTTGTATAGATTCTTGAAATGTTGTCCCAATAGCCATGACTTCACCAACAGATTTCATTTGAGTAGTTAATCGATCGTTACAACCTAAAAATTTTTCAAAATTAAATCTTGGTATTTTAGTAACAACATAATCTATAGTAGGTTCAAAAGAAGCAGGAATATTTGATTTAGTAATATCATTTTTTAATTCATTTAAAGTATAACCAATAGCAAGTTTAGCTGCAATTTTAGCAATAGGAAATCCAGTTGCTTTAGATGCTAAAGCTGATGATCGAGAAACTCTAGGATTCATTTCGATAACTAACATACGTCCATTTTTAGGATTTATTGCAAATTGTACATTAGATCCTCCTGTTTCTACACCAATTTCTTCTAAAATTTTTATAGATGCATTTCTCATATTTTGATATTCTTGATCAGTTAAAGTTTGTGCTGGAGCTACTGTAATTGAATCACCTGTATGTATTCCCATTGGATCAATATTTTCAATACTACATACTATAATACAATTATTATTACAATCTCGAACTACTTCCATTTCATATTCTTTCCAACCTATTAAAGATTCATCAATTAATAATTCTTGTTGTGGAGATAAGTCAAATCCTTTCTTACATATTTTTTGAAATTCTTCATAATTATATGCAATACCTCCACCTGTTCCTCCCATTGTAAATGATGGACGAATAATACAAGGAAAACCAATTTTTTTAGAAAATTTTAATGCATCTTTAATATTATTAACAATTTTACATTTTGCTGTTTGTAATCCAATTTTTTCTATTGATTTTTTAAATAAATTTCTATCTTCTGATTTTTTAATAGCATCAATACTAGCACCTATAATTTTTACTTTATAATCTGATAAAATATTTTTTTTATATAATTCTAATGTACAATTTAATGCAACCTGTCCTCCCATAGTTGGTAATATTGCATCTGGTTTTTCTTTTTGAATTATTTTTTTAATAATTTTCCAATGAATTGGTTCAATATATGTAGAATCTGCTAATTCAGAATCAGTCATGATTGTTGCAGGATTAGAATTTACTAAAATAATTTTATAACCTTCTGCTTTTAATGCTTTACATGCTTGAGTTCCAGAATAATCAAATTCACATGCTTGTCCAATAATAATTGGACCTGCTCCAATAATTAAAATAGATTTAATATCAGTACGTTTTGGCATTTTTATTCCTATATTATTTTTTTTGATTTTTTTTTATATTTTTAATAAATTTTTTAAATAATTTTTCTGAGTCTTTTGGTCCTGGATTCGCTTCTGGATGTCCTTGAAAACCAAAAGCATTAGTATTAATAATTTTTATTCCTTGTATAGTATTATCAAATAATGATTTATGTGTTACTTTAATATTTTTTGGTAAATTTATTGGATCAATAGTAAAATTATGATTTTGACTTGTAATCATTACTTTTTTTGTTTTTAAATTTTGAACTGGATGATTACTTCCATGATGTCCAAATTTCATTTTTAAAATTTTTGCATTATTCGATAATGCTAATAATTGATGTCCTAAACAAATTCCAAAAATTGGTATTTTAGTTTTTAATAATATTTTTATATTATTAATAATTTTAATACATGACCTAGGGTCACCTGGACCGTTAGATAATACAATTCCATGTGGTTTTAATGATATTACTTTTTCAGCTGATGTTTCTGCTGGAATGATAGTTATTTTACATCCATACTTAATAAGTAATTCTAATATATTTTTTTTTACTCCAAAATCATATACAATAATATTAAATAACGTTTTTTTTTTATTAAATTTCATTATATAATTTTTATTGTTTTTTGATTTCCAAGAATAAATATTTTGTGTACTAATTTTTTTTACTATATTTTCTGTTAATTGATATTTTTTT
Proteins encoded in this window:
- the rplY gene encoding 50S ribosomal protein L25, which translates into the protein MIIINGEERLKIGKSASRKLRKIDNKIPGIIYGLKKNILHISLDHDVVFNLQENEKFYTDPLMLRILGKKYLVSVQSVQRHCFKKKILHIDFLYKKH
- a CDS encoding DedA family protein; this translates as MKAWLSYLLTQFSSHPLLLVIIVTFLESLALLGLVLPGMVLMATIGTLIGSGKLSLYTAWIASIITCSLGDYLSYYIGWKFKNWIYTINIFQKNITLFNKVKKILHQYSMITIFFGKLIGPTRPLIPMMSGMVEIPIKKFILPSFMGCIIWPILYFLPGIFTGILINHPEYIKKCFPLWFLIPILLSIIIIIFIVWIIYKKKII
- the rsmA gene encoding 16S rRNA (adenine(1518)-N(6)/adenine(1519)-N(6))-dimethyltransferase RsmA codes for the protein MHCILSKKYTPKKYLGQNFLHDKNIIDKIINFINPKKKDTLIEIGPGLAALTKPICHFVDKLFVIELDKDIIILLKKFDFYKKLIVFNMNVMHFNFQKLFIQENNILRIFGNIPYNISVQLILYLIQFQKYILDINFMIQKEVADRLIAKPGNKLYGRLSIITQCYYDINIGFNIFSKSFFPIPKVNSSFIKMTPKLKVLYPLNKINFLKKITFLAFKKRRKMLKNSLMGICDENSLLNLNINPNIRAENVSIYEYCKLADFLYSLQ
- a CDS encoding symmetrical bis(5'-nucleosyl)-tetraphosphatase gives rise to the protein MSTYLISDIHGCFKQLELLLKKVQFNSQYDILLVAGDLIGRGPNSLEVLLYLKSLGNNIKIVLGNHDLKALLIYYGFKKNNIQDNLDNLFKSQYVNQLMDWLRKQPVFYIDKNKKIIITHAGIYPYWNLKELKYFSKKIHLYLSSHNFLNFLKEIINFDSYTVWNKKLNIFDQLKFGINIFTKMRYLSYDKSLNLNYKDAPSYKSELKKLKPWFFFKNSINKKYSIFFGHWASLTGIINTYKNIVLLDSGCCWGKYLSIFRWDDKKWFKQK
- the carB gene encoding carbamoyl-phosphate synthase large subunit, which codes for MPKRTDIKSILIIGAGPIIIGQACEFDYSGTQACKALKAEGYKIILVNSNPATIMTDSELADSTYIEPIHWKIIKKIIQKEKPDAILPTMGGQVALNCTLELYKKNILSDYKVKIIGASIDAIKKSEDRNLFKKSIEKIGLQTAKCKIVNNIKDALKFSKKIGFPCIIRPSFTMGGTGGGIAYNYEEFQKICKKGFDLSPQQELLIDESLIGWKEYEMEVVRDCNNNCIIVCSIENIDPMGIHTGDSITVAPAQTLTDQEYQNMRNASIKILEEIGVETGGSNVQFAINPKNGRMLVIEMNPRVSRSSALASKATGFPIAKIAAKLAIGYTLNELKNDITKSNIPASFEPTIDYVVTKIPRFNFEKFLGCNDRLTTQMKSVGEVMAIGTTFQESIQKAMHGLEINSSGFDSKININNTKSIKKIKYELKNPGSDRLWYIADAFRMGKSIEYIHKLTYIDPWFLKHIQDIINIEEKIKKKNIYNINYEFLKKIKKKGFSDLRISILMNISENDIRIIRYNFNLHPIYKRIDTCAAEFHTETAYMYSTWGEECECKPNNKNNKIIILGGGPNRIGQGIEFDYCCVHAAQALKEEGFETIMINCNPETVSTDYDTSDRLYFEPITLENILEITHIENPLGVIIQYGGQTPLKLAKKLKKFNVPIIGTDPNNIHKAEDRYQFQEIVSSLGLKQPKNATINTIKSAILQANIIKYPIMVRPSYVLGGRYMKIVYNENHLKQYFHEILKPSKENPILLDQYLENATEIDVDIICDSKHVLIGGIMEHIEQAGIHSGDSSCSLPTYTLDKNIKNKIKKQVKKLAFSLSIKGLMNIQIAVQKDQIYILEVNPRASRTIPFVSKATGIPLAKIAAKVMIGKTLKKQKYYDIKNKISYFSVKEAILPFNKFPGVDPILGPEMKSTGEIMGIGKTFYDAFSKIMANIKTKIQKKNRILLSISKKDKKHITNLTVLLIQLGFKIDTTEETYHYFKNYGIFSRIINNINEGRPNIKDHLKNKEYSYIIDTTSENKNNKHYSQIRSIALENNIHYDTTINAAFATIMSLNINPYEKIIKLQKIKNKII
- the carA gene encoding glutamine-hydrolyzing carbamoyl-phosphate synthase small subunit, which produces MEKKLKEHAFLILEDKTIFKGIKIGRKGITVGEIVFNTSMTGYQEILTDPSYNNQIITFTYPHIGNTGINNIDNESNKIQVKSVIINNLALISSHYENNITLSKYLKNNNIIGIMNIDTRKLTKIIRNKGIQFGCILSDSNININTAYKYIKKKKYQLTENIVKKISTQNIYSWKSKNNKNYIMKFNKKKTLFNIIVYDFGVKKNILELLIKYGCKITIIPAETSAEKVISLKPHGIVLSNGPGDPRSCIKIINNIKILLKTKIPIFGICLGHQLLALSNNAKILKMKFGHHGSNHPVQNLKTKKVMITSQNHNFTIDPINLPKNIKVTHKSLFDNTIQGIKIINTNAFGFQGHPEANPGPKDSEKLFKKFIKNIKKNQKK